In Fusarium oxysporum Fo47 chromosome XII, complete sequence, one DNA window encodes the following:
- a CDS encoding putative short-chain dehydrogenase/reductase family protein: protein MSQPQDLLDSVSGQLRNLPLLATPETCSGRSYIVTGANSGLGFEAAKHLVSLGAAKVILAVRNLSAGEKAKADIEASTGRTSSSEVWHLDLSSYESVNDFAKRATLKLDRIDALIENAGVPIDMSNQAEGHPATFTVNVFSTFLLAMLLLPKMKADAQRLKIAPHITIVSSSVAFFTQPLWDLGKDDANPMNKIVQVGQLDMTSGYTVSKLLEVLAVRHIASLIPVSSTGVVLNLVCPGLCKTDIGRNATDDVKAVAGTMMDQIGRTSEDGSRTLLFAAIAGKDSHGRFTADCEIKDDSVIPDWIKGGEAEEGRKRLWNVIANEIELAAPGSIAKVFS, encoded by the exons ATGTCCCAACCTCAAGACCTTCTCGACTCAGTGTCAGGCCAGCTTCGCAACCTGCCTCTTTTGGCCACGCCTGAGACTTGCTCCGGTCGCTCATACATTGTCACTGGAGCCAATTCTGGGCTTGGGTTTGAAGCAGCAAAGCACCTCGTCTCCCTCGGCGCAGCTAAGGTGATCCTGGCCGTCCGCAATCTCAGCGCCggcgagaaggccaaggccgaCATAGAAGCAAGCACGGGAAGGACCAGCTCTTCCGAGGTCTGGCATCTTGACCTTTCCAGTTATGAGTCTGTCAATGACTTTGCCAAACGAGCCACCCTCAAACTTGACCGCATCGACGCCCTGATTGAGAATGCTGGTGTTCCCATTGACATGAGCAACCAGGCCGAGGGTCATCCTGCCACATTCACTGTCAACGTGTTCAGTACTTTCCTCCTGGCAATGCTCCTCTTGCCCAAGATGAAAGCGGATGCTCAACGACTTAAGATTGCCCCTCATATTACGATTGTCTCCAGTTCGGTGGCGTTTTTCACACAACCTCTCTGGGACCTGGGTAAAGATGACGCCAACCCCATGAACAAGATCGTCCAAGTGGGACAGCTGGACATGACCAGTGG GTATACTGTGTCGAAACTCCTTGAGGTGCTTGCGGTTCGCCATATCGCTTCCTTAATCCCTGTATCTAGCACTGGAGTAGTTCTTAACTTGGTCTGTCCCGGCCTTTGCAAGACAGACATTGGCCGCAATGCGACTGATGATGTCAAAGCAGTCGCTGGAACTATGATGGACCAGATTGGCCGCACCTCTGAGGACGGCAGCCGCACACTCCTCTTCGCCGCCATCGCCGGCAAAGATAGTCATGGCAGGTTTACTGCTGATTGCGAGATTAAAGACGA TTCCGTCATCCCTGACTGGATCAAAGGGGGGGAGGCGGAAGAAGGACGGAAGCGACTGTGGAACGTTATCGCCAACGAAATTGAGCTTGCTGCGCCTGGCAGCATTGCTAAGGTTTTCAGCTAA
- a CDS encoding Zn-dependent hydrolase yields the protein MSPFTFKTTNHPTTPAKLGSPVNSGVMERLMDQLGPIEIKTIGADWVANLSGLLNLNDPKAVQAGLKERREPIKIFAHVIRHPSQGFFLVDTGVSRRFVSDPEEVGVGWVLRKYAGISDMKAQQSTKEIIEAEGTALKGVFMTHLHLDHVSGLPDIPKDVPIYIGPHEADSGLFMNVAVQGTNDRLLAGRPPLQEFDIPRDADKKFEGVIDIFGDGTLFAIHSPGHTTGHIALVARTPAGPVLMTGDVCHTRWGWDNGVEPGTFLKERDPSRKSLFALKALSERHPNMEVKLGHQL from the coding sequence ATGAGTCCATTCACCTTCAAAACTACGAACCACCCGACTACCCCGGCAAAACTCGGCAGTCCAGTGAATTCGGGAGTCATGGAGCGCCTGATGGACCAGCTAGGGCCAATCGAGATCAAGACAATTGGTGCCGACTGGGTGGCCAACTTGTCCGGATTGCTTAATCTGAATGACCCGAAGGCCGTGCAAGCGGGTCTAAAAGAACGCCGTGAGCCGATCAAAATTTTCGCCCACGTTATACGGCACCCTTCTCAGGGCTTCTTTCTGGTTGATACAGGCGTATCACGGCGTTTTGTGTCTGACCCTGAGGAAGTAGGAGTTGGTTGGGTCTTGCGGAAATATGCTGGTATAAGTGACATGAAGGCTCAGCAAAGTACAAAGGAAATCATCGAGGCTGAGGGCACAGCTTTAAAGGGGGTTTTTATGAcgcatcttcatcttgatcacGTCTCAGGACTTCCGGATATTCCGAAGGATGTACCCATCTATATTGGACCCCATGAGGCAGATTCGGGGTTGTTCATGAATGTGGCTGTCCAAGGTACGAACGATCGCCTTCTTGCTGGACGGCCGCCGCTGCAAGAGTTCGATATACCTAGGGATGCGGACAAAAAGTTTGAGGGAGTAATCGACATCTTCGGTGACGGCACATTGTTCGCTATTCACAGCCCTGGCCACACCACAGGACACATTGCTCTTGTCGCTCGCACGCCAGCAGGTCCGGTGCTCATGACAGGCGATGTGTGCCACACCCGCTGGGGCTGGGATAACGGTGTCGAGCCAGGAACCTTTCTGAAAGAGCGGGATCCCAGCCGGAAAAGCCTCTTCGCACTCAAGGCGTTAAGCGAGCGTCACCCGAATATGGAGGTCAAGCTGGGTCACCAATTGTGA
- a CDS encoding fungal-specific transcription factor domain-containing protein, protein MQESETPKSAPARRRASKACMNCRVRKVRCDVVRNPQRCTNCALDDAECTVIARRTKYFQQQQESKDPAVTGPISPYYLDQASFLEIPSDHSPESPSTCFERIEDLTATGCTKVNQQPVIPSEVYHDLEPCEAPDSTISRQRTGPNTRSHITYSYYPFLTLDMSGLEPDDVHYLESRNCLSVPTPDALDDFIREYFLHVHPGLPLLDEAQFWAVYSGDKEPCGEPTISLFLFQAMLFASCSFVPFSTLKGLGFTSRRNAREKYYLRAKLLLDICSGRDLVSNAQGALLLTYYATTRDRARTNSILLATAIQLAQGAGADQYHKRPDQDSADTSRLKRLWWCCIVRDRILPLGVRRQLHIASINPALDHLTEQDLAKEIEESQVYSPQTKRSLVQLFISLCELAIPFTSVIQTVYGMGQSAADAISPIIENQKQIEESIRFCETSLNAWLDKATIQFPIPAGIISTEKSLVLYTNLIYIYYYSARVALYQYEAFVISLTSPGACMDDKLQQTRLQLEDATLGITDNLKELVQLKVARFLPVSIIAYAALPLVLHILDVKLARLPSQTARKQGRLNIYMETMKGLQNLYDGVDDVWTFIRGAIDSATSGILDSFSPRTDASPSSALCSKPFASLQAADDWGNFLLQRPILYFRLSRTIDLSLAVGCYAEDSSLSLLLASAEFPSPSLYFIGVDVPAEAEISGCDNGPMDENGIPELDDICVEMRSDIFDEIRDFGGFELDVDSLHTPEFLDMFELDLEDE, encoded by the exons ATGCAGGAATCGGAAACCCCCAAATCAGCGCCGGCACGAAGGCGAGCCTCCAAAGCTTGTATGAACTGTCGCGTCAGAAAGGTTCGTTGCGATGTTGTCCGAAACCCGCAAAGGTGTACAAACTGCGCGCTTGACGATGCCGAATGTACAGTCATAGCCCGCAGGACCAAATA CttccaacagcaacaagaaagcaaagaccCTGCAGTCACCGGTCCTATCTCTCCTTATTATTTGGATCAAGCGTCTTTTCTTGAGATTCCGTCAGACCATAGCCCTGAAAGCCCATCAACCTGCTTCGAGAGAATTGAAGACTTGACAGCTACGGGATGTACTAAGGTAAACCAGCAGCCAGTGATTCCAAGCGAGGTATATCATGATCTTGAACCTTGTGAAGCGCCAGATAGCACGATATCACGTCAAAGGACAGGACCCAACACCAGATCACATATTACATACTCCTATTACCCATTCCTTACCCTTGACATGTCCGGGCTGGAGCCCGACGATGTTCACTATCTTGAGTCTCGCAATTGTTTGAGTGTTCCTACTCCCGACGCCCTGGATGACTTCATTCGAGAGTATTTTCTGCACGTACATCCTGGTCTTCCTTTGTTGGATGAGGCCCAGTTTTGGGCTGTTTACTCTGGTGACAAGGAGCCGTGTGGAGAGCCAACTATCTCACTATTCTTGTTCCAGGCAATGCTATTCGCTTCATGCAGT TTCGTCCCCTTCTCGACGTTGAAAGGTCTTGGGTTCACTTCCAGGCGCAATGCTAGAGAGAAATATTATCTTCGGGCCAAG CTTCTACTGGACATCTGCTCTGGCAGGGACCTCGTATCTAATGCACAAGGGGCATTGCTACTAACCTACTACGCCACCACACGAGACCGAGCGCGTACAAACTCCATCTTGCTTGCAACAGCTATTCAGCTCGCACAAGGCGCAGGGGCTGATCAGTATCACAAAAGGCCAGACCAAGATTCGGCCGATACCAGTAGGTTGAAAcggctttggtggtgttgcaTAGTGCGAGATCGAATCTTGCCCCTCGGCGTTCGGAGGCAGTTGCATATTGCTTCGATAAATCCAGCTCTAGATCACTTGACGGAGCAAGACCTTGCGAAAGAGATCGAAGAATCGCAGGTATACTCACCACAAACCAAGAGGAGTTTAGTCCAGCTGTTTATCAGTCTTTGCGAATTGGCAATTCCATTCACCAGTGTGATTCAGACGGTCTACGGGATGGGGCAGTCCGCTGCAGATGCCATTTCTCCCATTATCGAGAACCAAAAGCAGATTGAAGAGTCTATTAGATTCTGTGAGACCAGTTTGAACGCCTGGCTCGACAAGGCCACTATCCAATTCCCCATCCCTGCTGGTATCATAAGTACTGAGAAGTCGCTCGTTTTGTATACAAATTTGATCTACatatactatta CTCCGCACGCGTCGCGCTATATCAATACGAGGCATTCGTCATTAGTCTTACCTCGCCAGGAGCTTGTATGGACGACAAGTTACAACAGACGCGGCTCCAGCTGGAGGATGCTACACTGGGTATCACGGACAACCTGAAAGAGCTTGTTCAACTGAAAGTCGCCAGGTTTCTTCCAGTTAGCAT CATTGCGTACGCAGCGCTGCCACTAGTATTGCATATCCTGGATGTCAAACTGGCAAGGCTACCGTCACAAACAGCCCGGAAACAGGGTAGACTCAATATATACATGGAGACGATGAAGGGACTGCAGAACCTTTACGATGGTGTTGACGACGTCTGGACTTTCATTCGGGGCGCTATTGACTCTGCAACTTCTGGGATCTTGGATTCCTTTTCACCAAGGACTGATGCCAGCCCTAGTAGTGCACTTTGCTCTAAGCCATTCGCTTCTCTTCAGGCAGCCGACGACTGGGGTAACTTTCTATTACAGAGGCCTATTCTCTACTTCCGCCTGTCACGGACTATTGATCTTTCATTGGCTGTTGGATGTTACGCAGAGGACTCTTCTCTTAGTCTGTTACTGGCTTCAGCGGAATTTCCAAGTCCGAGTCTATATTTTATCGGTGTTGATGttcctgctgaagctgagattTCTGGTTGCGACAATGGGCCTATGGACGAGAACGGAATCCCCGAGCTTGATGACATTTGTGTTGAAATGAGATCTGACATATTTGATGAGATAAGAGACTTCGGTGGATTTGAGCTGGATGTTGATTCTCTTCACACACCTGAGTTTTTGGATATGTTTGAACTAGATTTGGAGGATGAATAA